From Corynebacterium sp. BD556, the proteins below share one genomic window:
- the dop gene encoding depupylase/deamidase Dop, whose product MSNDQLRYMGTETEYGIACPSEPGLSPIITSTHAVVAYAAMNTGARARWDYHDEHPLKDTRGFDLKRYRTVPVVDANAVGVANVVTRNGARFYVDHAHPEYSSPEVSNAWDAMVYDAAGDLLLNQAGEAVAELYAQGVSVLKDKQPCPPLKFYKNNVDGKGASFGAHENYQYSRHTDFARLSQALIPFFVTRQVIIGAGRVGIGQNSEREGFQISQRADYFEQEVSLETTLNRGIVNTRDEPHADEREFRRLHVIVGDANMSHYSNLLKLGMTKLVLDAIEASTDFSDLKLASPVAEIKEISHDPTCTHKLVLADGRRMSAIDILRVYRGRVVAQTDVDKHVLELWGELLDDLERDPLSTADRLDWTAKYALIKGFTARGVDIADPKLKAVDLQYADIDPQKSLYHALVRKGSMTTLATPEEISRAATQPPQDSRAWFRGEVTAKFSANIRASSWQSIVFDTAAGVRRVPIDAVDGFTEAQFGEVLKRSDTVDDLLAAVADTTH is encoded by the coding sequence ATGAGTAATGACCAGTTGCGCTACATGGGAACCGAAACGGAGTACGGCATTGCCTGCCCTTCCGAGCCTGGGTTGAGCCCCATCATCACCTCCACCCACGCAGTGGTGGCCTACGCGGCGATGAACACAGGGGCGCGGGCGCGGTGGGATTATCACGATGAGCACCCGCTCAAAGACACCCGCGGTTTCGACCTGAAGCGCTACCGCACGGTGCCGGTTGTAGATGCCAACGCTGTCGGTGTCGCCAATGTGGTGACGCGAAACGGCGCACGCTTCTATGTCGACCACGCCCACCCCGAATACTCCAGCCCAGAAGTCTCCAACGCCTGGGACGCTATGGTCTACGACGCCGCCGGCGACCTCCTCCTCAACCAGGCTGGTGAGGCAGTCGCTGAGCTCTACGCCCAGGGCGTGAGCGTGCTCAAAGACAAACAGCCCTGCCCGCCGCTGAAGTTCTACAAAAATAATGTCGACGGCAAGGGCGCGTCCTTTGGGGCCCACGAGAACTACCAGTATTCGCGCCACACCGATTTTGCCCGGCTTAGCCAGGCTCTCATCCCGTTTTTTGTCACCCGCCAAGTCATTATCGGCGCTGGTCGGGTCGGCATCGGGCAAAACAGCGAGCGCGAGGGTTTCCAGATCTCGCAGCGCGCAGATTACTTCGAGCAGGAAGTGAGCCTGGAGACCACGCTCAACCGCGGTATTGTCAACACCCGCGATGAGCCGCACGCGGACGAGCGGGAGTTTCGCCGCCTGCACGTCATCGTAGGCGATGCCAACATGAGCCACTATTCGAACCTTTTGAAACTCGGCATGACAAAGCTGGTCCTCGACGCGATCGAGGCAAGCACGGATTTCAGTGACTTAAAGCTCGCTTCCCCGGTCGCAGAAATCAAGGAAATTTCGCACGATCCAACGTGCACGCACAAGCTTGTGCTTGCCGACGGCCGCCGCATGAGCGCCATCGACATCCTGCGCGTATACCGCGGTAGGGTGGTGGCGCAAACGGACGTCGACAAGCATGTGCTTGAGCTGTGGGGCGAGCTTCTCGACGACCTCGAGCGCGACCCACTGTCGACCGCCGATCGCCTCGATTGGACCGCCAAATACGCCTTGATCAAGGGGTTTACCGCGCGCGGCGTCGACATCGCGGACCCGAAGCTAAAAGCGGTTGACCTGCAATACGCCGACATCGACCCGCAAAAATCCCTCTACCACGCCTTGGTGCGCAAGGGGAGCATGACAACACTGGCTACCCCGGAAGAAATCTCGCGGGCAGCTACGCAGCCCCCGCAGGATTCGCGTGCCTGGTTCCGCGGCGAAGTCACCGCGAAATTCTCCGCCAATATCCGCGCCTCAAGCTGGCAGTCAATCGTTTT
- the pdxS gene encoding pyridoxal 5'-phosphate synthase lyase subunit PdxS, translated as MDRMAHQEKNPDLAETFKGGVIMDVVTPEQARIAEDAGAVAVMALERVPADIRAQGGVARMSDPDLIEGILAAVEIPVMAKARIGHSVEARILEHLGVHYIDESEVLSPADYVNHIDKRGFCVPFVCGATNLGEALRRINEGAAMIRSKGEAGTGDVSEATKHLRTIRAEIAGLQSLWNANRDELYVAAKQLQAPYELVQYVAQHGKLPVTLFTAGGVATPADAALMMQLGADGVFVGSGIFKSGNPEQRAKAIVQATANYDDIAVVTEASRGLGEAMVGINVNDLPAPHRLAERGW; from the coding sequence ATGGATCGCATGGCTCATCAAGAAAAGAACCCAGATCTCGCCGAAACCTTCAAAGGCGGGGTCATCATGGACGTTGTCACCCCGGAACAAGCACGAATTGCCGAAGACGCCGGCGCCGTCGCCGTCATGGCACTCGAGCGCGTCCCGGCGGATATCCGCGCACAGGGCGGAGTTGCCCGTATGTCGGACCCGGATCTCATCGAGGGCATTCTCGCAGCAGTAGAGATCCCGGTCATGGCAAAAGCACGCATCGGCCACAGCGTCGAGGCCCGCATCCTTGAGCACTTGGGCGTGCACTACATCGACGAGTCTGAGGTGCTCAGCCCAGCCGACTATGTCAACCACATTGACAAGCGCGGTTTTTGCGTCCCCTTCGTCTGCGGCGCGACCAACCTGGGCGAGGCCCTGCGCCGGATCAACGAGGGCGCGGCCATGATCCGTTCGAAAGGCGAAGCCGGCACAGGCGATGTTTCAGAGGCCACCAAGCACCTCCGCACCATCCGCGCGGAAATCGCCGGGCTGCAATCGTTGTGGAACGCCAACCGCGATGAGCTCTACGTTGCCGCCAAGCAACTGCAGGCACCCTACGAGCTCGTGCAGTACGTCGCGCAGCACGGCAAGCTTCCGGTCACGCTGTTTACAGCCGGGGGAGTGGCCACCCCGGCCGACGCCGCGCTGATGATGCAGCTCGGCGCGGACGGAGTGTTCGTCGGCTCCGGCATCTTCAAATCCGGCAACCCGGAGCAGCGCGCCAAGGCCATTGTCCAGGCCACCGCCAACTACGACGACATCGCAGTCGTCACCGAAGCCTCCCGCGGCCTCGGCGAGGCGATGGTGGGCATCAACGTCAACGACCTTCCCGCGCCCCACCGCCTTGCCGAGCGCGGCTGGTAG
- a CDS encoding PLP-dependent aminotransferase family protein — translation MFEIDRRLPTPLPAQIANELRRQVALGSLVAGDRVPSTRELSRALGVSRGSVVAAYDQLLSEGFLKSSQGAPTVVHPDLPTPAEVRPRRLQPSHHTKRTHDISLRPSSGHAETIRPAAWRRAWREAADVGPEAVDKAGQPALRWAIAEHLRLSRGMQVDPDQVIVTGGSREGLLLILMSLGRGLRVGVENPGHPGLRRVIALSGHACVECATDAQGMVPKDLPADLDAVLVTPAHLFPLGKAMPAARRSALSTWARDTNTVIIEDDYNAELRYRYSPHPPLAVSANQSPVLTLGTFSTLLSTQLSAGYVLADPDYAAALHSARAVLGMPVSPVTQYAIASLLDAGQARRNSRTVHKRLLQRRKVIADTLMPAFQAAGATVDDGGETISTDLAVRFAAPEKLSAFRRQLDCAGLGYGTFDESRALHLSFAHLGDGDFAAAVELLVAKLRTSR, via the coding sequence GTGTTTGAGATTGACCGCCGCCTTCCCACCCCGCTGCCAGCCCAGATAGCCAACGAGCTGCGCCGTCAGGTAGCCCTGGGAAGCCTTGTTGCCGGGGATCGCGTGCCGTCTACCCGCGAGCTCTCCCGTGCCCTCGGAGTCTCTCGCGGAAGCGTCGTCGCAGCCTACGACCAACTGCTATCCGAAGGCTTCTTGAAGTCTTCCCAGGGGGCGCCGACGGTGGTCCACCCGGACCTGCCAACACCGGCTGAAGTGCGCCCCCGCCGCCTCCAACCCTCACACCACACAAAACGCACGCACGATATTTCGCTGCGCCCGAGCTCGGGGCACGCGGAAACAATCCGGCCCGCCGCCTGGCGCAGGGCGTGGCGCGAGGCCGCCGATGTCGGCCCCGAAGCCGTGGATAAGGCGGGCCAGCCCGCGCTGCGTTGGGCGATTGCGGAGCACCTCCGGCTCTCCCGCGGAATGCAGGTCGATCCCGATCAGGTGATAGTCACCGGCGGCTCGCGCGAAGGCTTGCTGCTCATCCTCATGTCGCTTGGTCGGGGTTTGCGCGTCGGGGTGGAAAACCCGGGGCACCCAGGGCTGCGTCGCGTCATCGCGCTGAGCGGGCACGCGTGCGTGGAGTGCGCGACGGATGCTCAAGGCATGGTGCCAAAGGACCTCCCTGCGGATCTAGACGCTGTGTTGGTCACCCCGGCGCACCTTTTCCCGCTCGGCAAAGCGATGCCCGCTGCGCGCCGTTCGGCGCTTTCGACCTGGGCGCGGGACACAAACACCGTGATCATCGAGGATGACTACAACGCGGAGCTGCGTTACCGCTATTCGCCGCATCCTCCGCTGGCTGTTTCCGCGAACCAGTCCCCGGTACTTACCCTCGGCACTTTTTCCACCCTTTTGAGCACACAGCTTTCGGCCGGCTATGTCCTCGCCGACCCCGACTACGCGGCGGCGCTGCACTCCGCACGAGCTGTGTTAGGTATGCCCGTCTCCCCCGTTACCCAGTACGCGATCGCATCGCTTCTCGACGCCGGCCAAGCCCGCCGCAACTCTCGCACCGTCCACAAACGTCTGCTCCAGCGCAGAAAAGTAATTGCCGATACCCTCATGCCCGCCTTCCAAGCGGCGGGAGCCACCGTCGACGACGGCGGCGAAACTATAAGCACCGACCTGGCGGTCCGCTTCGCTGCGCCTGAAAAACTCAGCGCCTTTCGGCGGCAGTTGGACTGCGCGGGACTCGGCTACGGCACTTTTGACGAAAGCCGCGCACTCCACTTAAGCTTCGCCCACCTTGGCGATGGAGACTTTGCCGCAGCCGTCGAGCTGCTTGTCGCAAAGTTGCGAACTAGCCGATAA
- the arc gene encoding proteasome ATPase: MIEDDAFGPELSDLRRTNREMRSRNDKLAELLQASRDKLNDLYAQLAKLEEPASTYGVFLESLGHGLDADVFTSGRRMRVKISPNVAPGSLAHGARVRLGEGTIIVEACGFEDSGQIATVVEKIDASRAVISDQQGAETLVHLADPLRDTVRAGDVVVCDIRVGYAFEKIEKTEVNQLSLEEVPDVTYADIGGLASQIETIQDSVELPFSHPELYKSYALTPPKGVLLYGPPGCGKTLIAKAVANSLSARIGDGASAHFINVKGPELLNKFVGETERRIRLIFERARELATDGRPVIIFFDEMESIFRTRGSGVSSDMETTVVPQLLTEIDGVEDIANVIVIGATNREELIDPAILRPGRLDIKIRVSRPTQPEARDIFARYITQSIPHAEEIDSLIDAATNALFAPRPFVRLVLADGTEETLHYRDFVSGAMIANVVDRAKKLAIKDHLAGVSTSGVSSEHLRAAVRAEQSENEDLPNTSNPDEWARITGRQGKRVVAAEVIG; the protein is encoded by the coding sequence ATGATCGAGGATGACGCTTTCGGGCCAGAGCTGAGCGATCTGCGCCGCACAAACCGGGAGATGAGATCTCGCAACGACAAGCTCGCGGAACTTCTTCAGGCTAGCCGCGACAAACTCAACGATCTCTACGCCCAGCTTGCAAAGCTGGAAGAACCCGCTTCTACCTACGGTGTGTTCTTGGAGAGCCTGGGCCACGGGCTCGACGCGGATGTTTTTACCTCTGGGCGGCGCATGAGGGTGAAGATTTCGCCAAATGTCGCCCCCGGCTCGCTCGCCCACGGGGCGCGGGTACGCCTGGGTGAAGGCACCATCATCGTCGAGGCTTGCGGCTTCGAGGATTCGGGCCAGATAGCGACAGTGGTGGAAAAGATCGACGCTTCCCGGGCGGTGATTTCCGATCAGCAGGGCGCAGAAACATTAGTCCACCTGGCGGATCCGCTGCGCGATACGGTGCGCGCCGGCGATGTCGTCGTCTGTGATATCCGCGTGGGCTACGCCTTTGAAAAGATCGAGAAAACTGAGGTTAACCAGCTCTCCCTTGAGGAGGTTCCCGATGTCACTTACGCCGATATTGGTGGGTTGGCCAGCCAGATCGAAACCATTCAGGACTCGGTGGAGTTGCCCTTTTCCCACCCTGAGCTCTACAAGTCCTACGCCTTGACCCCGCCGAAAGGTGTTTTGCTCTACGGGCCTCCAGGCTGCGGCAAAACGCTCATCGCCAAGGCGGTGGCCAACAGCCTTTCCGCCCGGATCGGCGACGGCGCATCCGCGCATTTCATTAACGTCAAAGGTCCGGAGCTGTTAAATAAGTTCGTGGGCGAAACCGAACGCCGCATCCGCCTGATTTTCGAACGTGCCCGTGAGTTGGCCACAGATGGTCGCCCGGTGATCATTTTCTTCGATGAGATGGAGTCGATCTTTCGCACGCGCGGCTCAGGTGTGTCCTCCGACATGGAAACCACGGTCGTGCCGCAGCTACTGACCGAAATCGACGGTGTCGAAGACATCGCCAATGTCATTGTCATCGGCGCTACTAATCGCGAGGAACTCATCGACCCGGCGATCCTGCGGCCAGGGCGTTTAGACATCAAGATCCGGGTGTCGCGCCCGACGCAGCCCGAAGCGCGCGATATCTTTGCACGCTACATTACGCAGTCCATTCCGCATGCAGAGGAGATCGATTCGCTGATCGACGCAGCAACGAACGCGTTGTTCGCACCGCGCCCTTTCGTGCGCCTTGTGCTTGCCGACGGCACCGAGGAGACTTTGCATTACCGGGACTTTGTCTCCGGGGCGATGATCGCCAACGTTGTCGACAGGGCGAAGAAGCTGGCCATCAAGGACCACCTTGCGGGGGTGTCGACAAGCGGGGTGAGCAGCGAGCACCTGCGCGCCGCCGTGCGAGCGGAGCAAAGCGAGAACGAGGATCTGCCGAACACCTCCAACCCCGACGAGTGGGCACGTATCACCGGCCGCCAGGGCAAGCGCGTCGTGGCCGCGGAGGTTATCGGCTAG
- a CDS encoding tRNA (adenine-N1)-methyltransferase translates to MYSGPFQAGDKVQLTDAKRRHFTVELTPGGQFHSHKGIVEHDAIIGADEGSVVTSTLGADYLCFRHLLVDHVLSMPRGAAVIYPKDAGQILVEGDIFSGARVLEAGAGSGALSMNLLRAVGPAGRVFSYEIREDHLQYARDNVAEYFGGEPDWWTPRLGDFGEVTTKDLGGPVDRLILDMVEPWHFVDTVKNLLIPGGVFMTYVATVPQLMQIMEHIRAAKCFTEPRAWETLLREWKVDGLATRPEHRMNAHTAFLVWTRRLADGVTPPRPQRRARR, encoded by the coding sequence ATGTACTCAGGTCCTTTTCAGGCTGGCGACAAGGTCCAGCTTACCGACGCGAAACGCCGCCATTTCACCGTTGAGTTAACCCCGGGTGGGCAGTTTCACTCCCATAAGGGCATCGTCGAGCACGACGCTATTATTGGCGCAGACGAAGGATCGGTAGTTACATCCACCCTGGGAGCTGATTATTTGTGCTTCCGTCACCTGCTGGTGGACCACGTGCTGTCCATGCCGCGTGGCGCTGCGGTGATTTATCCGAAGGACGCGGGCCAGATTCTCGTGGAGGGCGATATTTTCTCCGGTGCGCGCGTGTTGGAGGCTGGGGCAGGATCGGGTGCGTTGTCGATGAATTTGCTGCGTGCGGTTGGACCTGCAGGCCGCGTGTTTTCCTACGAGATCCGCGAGGATCACCTGCAGTATGCCCGGGACAACGTCGCCGAGTATTTCGGCGGTGAGCCCGATTGGTGGACGCCACGCCTCGGCGACTTCGGGGAGGTGACCACGAAAGATCTCGGGGGGCCGGTGGACCGGCTTATCCTTGACATGGTGGAGCCGTGGCATTTCGTCGATACGGTGAAAAATCTGCTCATCCCAGGTGGGGTGTTTATGACCTATGTGGCGACCGTGCCGCAGCTCATGCAGATTATGGAGCACATTCGCGCAGCAAAGTGTTTCACCGAGCCGCGGGCGTGGGAGACGTTGTTGCGCGAGTGGAAGGTCGATGGTTTGGCGACGCGGCCTGAGCACCGCATGAATGCACATACCGCGTTTTTGGTGTGGACACGCAGGCTTGCCGACGGTGTGACGCCACCGCGGCCGCAGCGCAGGGCGCGTCGCTAA
- a CDS encoding M18 family aminopeptidase yields the protein MSFKDFIADSPSAFHAAKNVAGALENAGFTRDTGTAPGGHVLVRDGAVIAWWVPKNPNPRLRIVGSHTDSPGLMVKPDPDMLREGFRQVAVEVYGGPILASWFDRDLAFAGRVVLDDGSEQLVNTGPVARVPNLAIHLYRGDMPTIERQLHTQPILTVDRPFVELLGVDPSRVLAHELIGVDTQRPEQLGDMVAAGRLDNLTSVWASLQAMLAAKDLAQDVLVLAAFNHEEVGSATTAGAGGPMLERIVRSLAVSLGDEAQVCADSVLVSADAAHSVHPNYPGKHDPTHRPLLNRGPVLKINANQRYASNAVTEAEWIRACRAVNVPVQTFVSNNDVPCGSTIGPISATRLGIPTVDVGVPLLSMHSARELCGVRDMEWFEQALASFYRGLAY from the coding sequence ATGAGCTTCAAAGATTTCATTGCTGACAGTCCCAGCGCTTTCCACGCCGCCAAGAACGTGGCTGGTGCGTTGGAAAACGCCGGTTTTACCCGCGATACAGGCACGGCTCCGGGTGGGCATGTGCTCGTGCGCGACGGGGCAGTGATTGCTTGGTGGGTGCCGAAGAATCCGAATCCGCGGCTGCGCATCGTCGGTTCGCACACGGATTCGCCGGGGCTGATGGTCAAGCCTGACCCAGACATGCTGCGTGAGGGTTTCCGGCAGGTGGCGGTGGAGGTCTACGGCGGGCCGATTCTCGCGTCGTGGTTCGACCGCGACCTCGCTTTCGCCGGGCGTGTCGTGCTTGATGACGGCTCCGAGCAGCTCGTCAATACCGGGCCTGTCGCCCGAGTACCTAATCTGGCGATTCACCTGTACCGCGGCGATATGCCCACCATCGAGCGGCAGCTGCACACTCAGCCGATCCTTACTGTGGACCGCCCATTTGTCGAGCTGCTCGGTGTTGACCCGTCCCGCGTGTTGGCGCACGAACTGATCGGCGTGGACACGCAGCGCCCAGAGCAATTGGGCGACATGGTGGCGGCGGGGCGTTTGGATAATTTGACTAGCGTGTGGGCTTCTTTGCAGGCGATGCTCGCCGCAAAGGATCTCGCCCAGGATGTGCTGGTGCTCGCCGCGTTTAACCATGAGGAAGTTGGTTCGGCTACGACTGCCGGTGCTGGCGGCCCGATGTTGGAACGCATCGTGCGATCTCTTGCTGTCTCGCTGGGTGACGAGGCGCAGGTATGCGCAGATTCGGTGTTGGTTTCCGCGGATGCGGCCCATTCAGTGCACCCGAACTATCCGGGCAAGCACGATCCGACGCACCGTCCACTGCTCAATCGAGGGCCGGTGCTGAAGATCAACGCCAATCAGCGCTACGCCTCGAACGCGGTGACCGAGGCGGAGTGGATCCGGGCCTGCCGCGCCGTCAATGTGCCGGTGCAGACCTTTGTGAGCAACAATGACGTGCCCTGCGGCTCGACGATCGGCCCGATCTCGGCGACGCGCTTGGGCATACCGACGGTCGATGTTGGCGTGCCGCTTTTGTCGATGCATTCGGCTCGTGAGCTGTGCGGTGTGCGCGACATGGAGTGGTTTGAGCAGGCGTTGGCGTCGTTTTACCGCGGCCTGGCATACTAA